In Rhizobium sp. ARZ01, a genomic segment contains:
- a CDS encoding magnesium transporter CorA family protein, translated as MYRSNGDARILAPEALTDSVSIPDDVVWVDLLSPTHDEDALVERLLRIDVPTRDELKDIEPSSRLYTENGTIYMTASLVWKAESDQPELTDVAFILTDRFLLTIRYAEPRSFELFKAAMSRIAGECRSGTAMIVRLMETIVDRTAEILETSVAKADTLSLEVFGDKRHLKRRPPHYLEDRLVAISALHRLVAKTRDSLMSLSRLLTFLYAAPMLQTDRESRELCRTVSRDIQSLSEHANFISSNISFLLDASLGLINLEQNQIIKIFSIASVVLLPPTLIASIYGMNFEFMPELHAQYAYPLSLGAMVVSAVIPFFFFRWKGWL; from the coding sequence ATCTATCGTTCCAACGGGGACGCACGGATTCTTGCGCCCGAAGCGCTGACGGATTCCGTTTCGATTCCTGATGATGTCGTCTGGGTGGATCTCCTTTCGCCGACGCATGATGAGGACGCGCTGGTCGAAAGGCTGCTGCGCATCGATGTGCCCACGCGTGACGAGTTGAAGGACATCGAGCCTTCGAGCAGGCTCTACACCGAGAATGGCACGATCTACATGACGGCATCACTCGTCTGGAAGGCCGAGAGCGATCAGCCGGAGCTGACCGATGTCGCCTTCATCTTGACCGATCGCTTTCTGTTGACGATCCGCTACGCCGAACCCCGTTCCTTTGAGCTCTTCAAGGCGGCTATGTCGCGAATTGCAGGGGAATGCCGATCAGGAACGGCAATGATCGTGCGGCTGATGGAAACGATTGTCGACCGGACTGCCGAGATCCTTGAAACCTCGGTAGCGAAGGCGGACACGCTGTCGCTGGAGGTTTTTGGCGACAAGCGGCATCTCAAACGAAGGCCGCCGCACTATCTCGAAGATCGGCTGGTCGCAATCTCCGCACTACATCGGCTTGTGGCAAAGACGCGAGACAGCCTGATGTCGCTTTCACGGTTGTTGACGTTCCTATATGCCGCGCCGATGCTTCAGACAGACCGGGAGAGCCGGGAGCTGTGCCGCACCGTTTCCCGTGACATCCAGTCACTGTCAGAACACGCGAACTTCATTTCAAGCAACATCTCGTTCCTGCTTGACGCCTCGCTCGGACTGATCAATCTGGAGCAGAATCAGATCATCAAGATCTTCTCCATTGCTTCGGTCGTGCTGCTGCCGCCGACGCTGATCGCCTCGATCTATGGCATGAATTTCGAGTTCATGCCGGAGCTGCACGCGCAATATGCCTATCCGCTGTCGCTTGGCGCAATGGTCGTATCGGCAGTGATACCGTTCTTCTTCTTTCGCTGGAAAGGCTGGCTCTAG
- a CDS encoding potassium transporter Kup, whose protein sequence is MSHTEAHAAAGHSRARTLFLLALGSVGVVYGDIGTSPLYAFREALRPISHDGVTWEEVVGLISLVIWTLTIIVTLKYVLFLLRADNQGEGGTLSLLALLRKTANGHKAVLFFMGLAGAALFIGDAMITPALSVLSAVEGLKLVTPDLSDYVVPISVVILVMLFAVQSWGTDAVAKFFGPITALWFIVMAVAGAAHLGDDLSILAAFNPVYAATFLYHDGYLGFVVLGAVFLTVTGAEALYADLGHFGRKPIQWAWFCLVFPALTLNYLGQGALVLKHPEAIENPFFMLFPKWALLPAVILATAATIIASQAVITGAFSITRQAIHLGFLPRMEIFHTSATQTGQIYLPAVNAILLFGVMLLVFLFGSSEGLATAYGISVTGAMVVTTVLAFEFLRMRWNWKPMTAALVLLPLLLLELVFLSANLLKVHDGGYVPILIAASCMLLMWTWVRGTALLREKTRHIEVPLEAFVKSIEKKSAHAPVSVGGTAIFLTSDPESAPAALLHNIKHNRVLHEQNFILTITSTNTPKVPPAERCSMERLSDRFARIQVRFGFMETQNVSQALGLFRKSGVKFDIMSTSFYLGRRKLVPDRHSGMPYWQDRLYIAMANAAVDPSDYFRLPTNRVVELGSQVII, encoded by the coding sequence ATGTCGCATACCGAAGCACACGCAGCCGCTGGCCATAGCCGGGCGCGCACTCTGTTTCTTCTCGCACTCGGCTCGGTCGGGGTTGTTTATGGCGATATCGGCACCAGCCCGCTCTATGCCTTTCGCGAGGCACTTCGCCCGATCTCCCATGACGGTGTCACATGGGAAGAAGTCGTGGGGTTGATCTCGCTGGTGATCTGGACGCTGACGATCATCGTGACGTTGAAATATGTGCTCTTCCTGCTGCGTGCCGACAACCAGGGTGAAGGTGGCACGCTGTCGCTTCTAGCACTGCTGAGGAAAACAGCGAACGGACACAAGGCCGTTCTCTTTTTTATGGGGCTTGCCGGCGCTGCGCTCTTCATCGGTGACGCCATGATAACGCCGGCACTCTCGGTGCTCTCCGCTGTCGAAGGTCTGAAGCTCGTCACTCCCGACCTTTCGGACTATGTCGTGCCGATCTCGGTCGTTATCCTCGTCATGTTGTTTGCGGTGCAATCCTGGGGGACGGATGCCGTCGCCAAGTTCTTCGGCCCGATCACAGCACTCTGGTTCATCGTAATGGCGGTTGCAGGTGCTGCGCATCTTGGGGATGATCTCAGCATCCTAGCAGCCTTCAATCCGGTCTACGCCGCCACATTCCTCTATCACGACGGATACCTCGGTTTCGTCGTGCTCGGCGCGGTCTTCCTGACCGTGACCGGAGCGGAAGCTCTGTACGCCGACCTCGGCCATTTCGGGCGTAAGCCGATCCAGTGGGCATGGTTCTGCCTGGTCTTTCCCGCCCTGACGCTGAACTATCTAGGGCAGGGCGCCCTTGTCCTGAAGCATCCCGAAGCGATCGAGAACCCCTTCTTCATGTTGTTCCCGAAATGGGCACTGCTTCCCGCGGTCATCCTCGCGACGGCAGCAACGATCATCGCCAGCCAGGCCGTCATCACCGGCGCCTTCTCGATCACCCGTCAGGCGATTCACCTCGGCTTCCTGCCGCGCATGGAAATCTTCCATACCTCCGCGACCCAGACGGGGCAGATCTACCTGCCGGCGGTCAACGCCATCCTGCTGTTCGGCGTCATGCTCCTTGTCTTCCTGTTCGGTTCTTCCGAGGGGCTGGCGACCGCTTACGGTATCTCGGTCACGGGCGCCATGGTCGTGACGACGGTGCTCGCTTTCGAATTCCTGCGTATGCGCTGGAACTGGAAGCCTATGACGGCAGCGTTGGTGCTGCTTCCGCTGCTCCTTCTCGAGCTGGTCTTCCTCAGCGCCAATCTGCTCAAGGTTCACGATGGCGGCTACGTGCCGATCCTGATCGCAGCCAGCTGCATGCTCCTCATGTGGACCTGGGTACGCGGAACGGCGCTGCTGCGCGAAAAGACACGCCATATCGAGGTGCCGCTGGAAGCCTTCGTCAAGTCGATCGAGAAGAAGAGCGCGCATGCGCCCGTCTCTGTCGGGGGGACGGCAATCTTCCTAACGAGCGATCCGGAATCGGCGCCTGCTGCTCTGCTGCACAACATCAAGCACAATCGGGTGCTGCACGAGCAGAACTTCATCTTGACGATCACTTCGACCAATACCCCGAAGGTGCCGCCGGCCGAGCGCTGCAGCATGGAGCGGCTTTCGGACCGCTTCGCGCGTATCCAGGTCCGCTTCGGCTTCATGGAGACGCAGAACGTTTCCCAGGCGCTCGGGCTGTTCCGCAAGTCTGGCGTGAAGTTCGACATCATGTCGACCTCCTTCTACCTCGGCCGGCGCAAGCTGGTGCCTGACCGCCATTCGGGCATGCCCTACTGGCAGGACCGTCTGTATATCGCCATGGCGAACGCCGCAGTCGATCCTTCCGACTACTTCCGCCTGCCGACCAACCGCGTCGTCGAACTCGGCTCCCAGGTCATCATCTGA
- the apbC gene encoding iron-sulfur cluster carrier protein ApbC: protein MADVSKDLVLEKLKSVRGPDMDGNIVDLGLVSDVFVSDGKVYFSITVPAERAKELDPMRAAAERVVRDIPGVKAAMVALTADKKAGSGSAPVSRPAPQAHAGHAQRAPGQAPQQAKTGVPGVGAIIAVASGKGGVGKSTTSVNLALALKANGLRVGILDADIYGPSMPRLLKISGRPQQIENRIIKPMENYGIKVMSMGFLVDEDVAMIWRGPMVQSALMQMLREVAWGDLDVLVVDMPPGTGDAQLTMAQQVPLAGAVIVSTPQDLALIDARKGLTMFKKVEVPVLGIVENMSYFIAPDTGNRYDIFGHGGARREAEKIGVPFLGEVPLTMDIRETSDAGTPVVVSNPGGAAANTYREIAARVWEGLKAQQTAGARTAPSIVFD, encoded by the coding sequence ATGGCAGACGTTTCGAAAGACCTGGTACTTGAAAAGCTCAAATCGGTTCGTGGACCGGACATGGACGGCAATATCGTCGACCTCGGCCTGGTCTCCGACGTCTTTGTCTCCGATGGCAAGGTCTATTTCTCGATTACGGTTCCGGCAGAGCGGGCGAAGGAGCTTGATCCCATGCGCGCTGCTGCTGAGCGCGTCGTGCGGGACATCCCCGGGGTGAAGGCCGCGATGGTGGCACTGACCGCCGACAAGAAGGCAGGCTCGGGATCGGCGCCCGTGTCGCGGCCGGCGCCCCAGGCGCACGCGGGCCATGCCCAACGCGCCCCCGGCCAAGCGCCGCAGCAAGCCAAGACGGGTGTCCCCGGCGTAGGCGCCATCATCGCCGTTGCGTCAGGCAAAGGCGGTGTCGGCAAATCGACCACTTCGGTCAATCTTGCGCTGGCACTCAAAGCGAACGGCCTCCGCGTGGGCATTCTCGATGCCGACATCTACGGGCCATCAATGCCGCGTCTCCTGAAGATCTCTGGCCGGCCACAACAGATCGAAAACCGCATCATCAAGCCGATGGAGAACTACGGCATCAAGGTCATGTCCATGGGCTTCCTCGTCGACGAGGATGTGGCGATGATCTGGCGCGGCCCGATGGTCCAGTCGGCGCTGATGCAGATGCTGCGCGAGGTGGCATGGGGCGACCTCGACGTGCTGGTTGTCGATATGCCGCCGGGGACCGGCGATGCCCAACTGACGATGGCGCAGCAAGTGCCGCTTGCAGGTGCCGTCATCGTCTCCACACCGCAGGACTTGGCCCTTATCGACGCCCGCAAGGGATTGACCATGTTCAAGAAAGTCGAAGTTCCGGTGCTCGGAATTGTCGAGAACATGAGCTATTTCATCGCGCCCGACACCGGCAACCGCTATGACATCTTTGGACACGGCGGCGCACGCAGGGAAGCCGAGAAGATCGGCGTTCCCTTCCTCGGCGAGGTTCCGCTGACGATGGACATCCGCGAGACGTCCGATGCGGGTACCCCGGTGGTCGTTTCCAATCCGGGAGGGGCTGCGGCGAATACTTATCGCGAGATCGCAGCTCGCGTCTGGGAGGGCCTGAAGGCGCAGCAGACAGCCGGCGCACGCACAGCCCCAAGTATCGTTTTCGACTGA